One part of the Mariniblastus fucicola genome encodes these proteins:
- a CDS encoding glycosyltransferase family 4 protein, translating to MKLLLAHRYIRPDTPGYAHMLYIMGRKFAEQGHDVTIFSAQPGYNNAYDGPRLPVRETTDGMTIIRIPLLKEDKKKPIPRAINVVVFGLWLFFHAVFRFKPYDLMTVSTFPPTIMATVARAICFFRRTEYIYHCMDLYPEIAQASGLLKRSLPLRIAAWVDKRNCQKAKAVVVLSDDMLASLRNRGLAGDNVHVINNFIIDTVDESASVPAAFEVPTEKFRVLFAGNIGRFQSLETIVDAAKLLSTNDEIEFWFIGAGVSVDALKKRSDSATGQSIHFHPYLPIEAVMKVINRCNLGVVSLAPKVILSAYPSKTMTYLEAGCKLLCLVEGDTSLATLVNQHNLGSVCTQPATADEVASAISKEFDSWKRYGYDRDAIQNVGRAHFGQEAILDCWLRLLGGKSPGTPDAVKPASFSASTSELRKTQTTEFVHSAD from the coding sequence TTGAAACTGCTGCTCGCACATCGTTACATTCGCCCAGACACTCCAGGCTATGCGCACATGCTTTACATCATGGGCCGCAAGTTTGCCGAGCAGGGTCATGATGTAACCATTTTCTCGGCGCAGCCGGGGTATAACAACGCTTACGATGGCCCGCGTTTACCGGTTAGAGAAACAACTGACGGCATGACCATCATTCGCATTCCGCTGCTCAAGGAAGATAAAAAGAAGCCGATCCCACGAGCAATCAACGTCGTGGTCTTCGGGCTTTGGCTGTTCTTTCACGCCGTGTTTCGATTCAAGCCATACGACTTGATGACAGTGTCAACTTTCCCGCCAACGATCATGGCAACCGTCGCTCGAGCGATCTGCTTTTTCCGTCGAACGGAATACATTTACCACTGCATGGATTTGTATCCGGAAATTGCACAAGCCAGTGGCTTGCTAAAACGTTCGCTGCCGCTTCGAATCGCTGCTTGGGTTGACAAGCGGAATTGCCAGAAAGCAAAAGCTGTCGTTGTGCTCTCCGATGACATGCTGGCCTCCCTGAGAAACCGTGGGCTCGCTGGCGACAATGTACACGTGATCAACAATTTCATTATCGACACCGTTGACGAATCCGCGAGTGTTCCAGCGGCTTTCGAAGTTCCGACTGAGAAGTTTCGCGTGCTATTTGCCGGAAACATTGGGCGTTTTCAAAGCCTGGAAACGATCGTCGACGCGGCAAAACTTCTGTCAACGAACGACGAGATCGAGTTCTGGTTCATCGGCGCTGGCGTAAGCGTGGACGCGTTGAAAAAGCGGTCTGACTCTGCGACTGGTCAGTCGATACACTTTCATCCCTACCTGCCGATCGAAGCCGTGATGAAAGTCATCAATCGCTGCAATCTAGGGGTGGTATCGTTGGCTCCCAAAGTGATCCTCAGCGCCTATCCGAGCAAGACGATGACCTACCTTGAAGCAGGTTGCAAACTACTGTGTCTGGTCGAAGGAGATACTTCGCTCGCTACATTGGTGAATCAACACAATCTGGGATCCGTTTGTACGCAACCTGCAACTGCCGATGAAGTCGCATCAGCGATCTCAAAAGAGTTTGATAGTTGGAAACGCTACGGGTACGACCGTGACGCAATTCAAAATGTTGGTCGAGCCCATTTCGGACAAGAGGCCATACTGGATTGCTGGTTGCGGTTGCTGGGAGGAAAATCGCCGGGAACACCAGACGCTGTCAAGCCAGCTTCGTTCTCTGCCAGCACAAGCGAATTAAGGAAAACACAGACCACTGAATTCGTGCACTCTGCGGATTAG
- a CDS encoding nucleoside hydrolase has translation MKINVSRIFCVLAISFTLLWAAMVHAQDAKPKLILDADTANEIDDQYAIIRIFRQDKFDVIGLNSAQWFHYLGQQDSVQASQKLNERLVELMGVSGLPLNIGAERPMGKPWGGDEAKDSPAAQFIIKSARELANDEKLYVVCIGASTNLASAIKLAPEIAPKIKAYVMGFQYDFGTGTWNKSEFNVRRDLNAVDFLLNQKDLELHVMSATTSGIFKFEQGDSFEKQARMGPLGEQLTERWTRLFGSSKTWVMWDLALVEAMIDPSLASEVEVTTPPENTQRKVWMYKTIDVEKMRAGFWAAALAK, from the coding sequence ATGAAGATAAACGTCTCCCGAATCTTTTGCGTTCTTGCAATTTCTTTTACGCTCCTGTGGGCCGCGATGGTTCATGCTCAGGATGCCAAACCAAAATTGATTCTCGATGCGGATACCGCCAATGAGATTGATGACCAGTACGCCATCATCCGGATCTTTCGTCAAGACAAATTCGACGTCATCGGATTGAATTCGGCTCAGTGGTTTCACTACTTGGGGCAACAAGATTCGGTCCAAGCCAGCCAAAAGCTAAACGAAAGGCTTGTCGAACTGATGGGAGTCAGTGGGCTGCCGTTGAACATCGGGGCGGAGCGTCCGATGGGAAAGCCCTGGGGTGGAGACGAAGCGAAAGACTCTCCCGCGGCTCAATTTATCATCAAGTCTGCTCGTGAGCTTGCCAATGATGAAAAGCTTTACGTCGTGTGCATCGGAGCCAGCACTAACCTTGCTTCTGCCATCAAGTTGGCTCCTGAAATCGCGCCGAAAATCAAAGCCTACGTCATGGGGTTTCAGTACGACTTCGGGACAGGTACCTGGAACAAATCTGAGTTCAATGTTCGTCGGGACCTCAACGCTGTCGACTTTCTGCTGAACCAAAAAGATCTCGAACTGCATGTGATGTCCGCGACGACATCAGGAATTTTCAAGTTCGAGCAGGGAGATAGCTTTGAAAAACAGGCCAGAATGGGACCGCTTGGAGAGCAACTGACCGAACGTTGGACGCGACTGTTTGGCAGCTCGAAAACCTGGGTGATGTGGGATCTGGCGTTGGTAGAAGCCATGATCGATCCCTCATTGGCGAGCGAGGTGGAAGTAACGACGCCGCCCGAGAACACTCAACGCAAAGTCTGGATGTATAAGACGATTGACGTAGAGAAAATGCGTGCCGGATTTTGGGCCGCGGCACTGGCGAAGTAG
- a CDS encoding aminotransferase class III-fold pyridoxal phosphate-dependent enzyme, which translates to MLSDSINLKLLEHHARLTAEARYRLLYHRFDPHLQQPIYGERVLPKFSKRASGCQIWDILGSVYLDWTGSSDSNLLGHRHPAVVDAIKQWAIDEPAHELDEPAACDGPLTDPREVSLAKKFADVFNHGDELLVGFTRGRSEALYCATEMARTLTGRPMIAVHEVHSNRPLFAEDQRFRFTRSHFEETNVKTIPLDDVKAIEWLLKTNPDQLAAVVINPPTFQLPPTGYYKELHSLLQKHGTLLILDESETAFRLDIGGAQQHFSIAPDITVTGEKLGGAFAFSAVLGRKELLGRAWRSTMRTLDRPGGLTLDVVEAAFDVVVGRCLPSELRHVGSQLRDGFNDFAQEQGFPCQLVGDPTRLALQFDAQEFLTPEQLRAAFCMFALEEGLITHGEFWPNAAHNGDALFDTMRMLERTTESMTRWMREIVKPEEAIGEPFSKFELRGRIDALNMIRKTMVLTGWVLIDGEPVELSAVDEDGTRVAAEQVQRKDLAAGMPNSPQANNAGFKLSVEVQSIKKPSRFLIEAHRDGKLIYRTLLVHDPAEQSSAPYPFRDGYIFT; encoded by the coding sequence ATGCTATCTGATTCGATCAATCTCAAATTGCTCGAGCATCACGCTCGGCTGACTGCGGAAGCCCGCTATCGACTGCTTTACCATCGGTTCGACCCGCATTTGCAGCAACCGATTTATGGTGAGCGTGTCCTGCCCAAATTCTCCAAACGGGCTTCGGGATGTCAGATTTGGGATATTCTTGGCAGCGTCTACCTGGACTGGACCGGCAGCTCGGATTCGAACTTGCTCGGCCACCGTCATCCTGCTGTCGTGGATGCGATTAAACAATGGGCGATCGACGAACCGGCTCATGAACTCGATGAACCAGCCGCCTGCGACGGACCGCTGACCGATCCGCGAGAAGTTTCTCTGGCCAAAAAGTTTGCGGACGTTTTCAACCACGGCGACGAACTGTTGGTCGGATTCACGCGAGGCAGAAGCGAGGCTCTTTATTGTGCGACTGAGATGGCGCGGACTTTGACCGGTCGGCCGATGATCGCTGTCCATGAAGTTCACTCGAATCGACCTTTGTTCGCCGAAGATCAACGCTTTCGGTTTACGCGTTCCCATTTCGAAGAAACCAACGTCAAAACGATTCCGCTCGATGACGTGAAAGCCATAGAGTGGCTGCTGAAAACGAATCCGGATCAATTGGCTGCTGTCGTGATCAATCCGCCCACGTTTCAGCTTCCACCGACGGGCTACTATAAAGAGCTACATTCTTTGCTGCAGAAGCATGGAACGCTTTTGATCCTGGACGAATCGGAAACGGCCTTTCGGCTGGACATCGGCGGTGCCCAACAACACTTTTCGATCGCTCCAGACATCACGGTCACCGGCGAGAAGTTGGGGGGAGCGTTTGCGTTTTCTGCGGTGCTGGGGCGGAAAGAATTACTGGGCCGAGCCTGGCGGAGCACCATGAGGACGCTAGATCGTCCCGGAGGGCTTACGCTTGACGTTGTCGAAGCGGCGTTTGACGTGGTGGTCGGGCGATGTCTCCCGTCCGAGTTGCGTCACGTCGGATCCCAGCTACGGGACGGGTTCAATGATTTTGCGCAAGAGCAAGGTTTTCCGTGCCAACTGGTAGGCGATCCAACTCGACTGGCTTTGCAGTTCGATGCTCAAGAATTCCTGACGCCTGAACAACTCCGGGCAGCATTTTGCATGTTCGCTCTGGAAGAAGGGCTGATCACGCATGGAGAATTTTGGCCCAACGCGGCTCACAACGGCGATGCCCTGTTCGACACGATGCGGATGCTTGAACGCACGACGGAATCAATGACGCGATGGATGCGCGAAATTGTCAAACCGGAAGAAGCGATCGGCGAGCCGTTTTCAAAGTTCGAGCTTCGCGGCAGAATCGACGCTCTCAATATGATCCGCAAGACGATGGTGTTGACGGGCTGGGTTTTAATCGATGGCGAACCGGTGGAACTTTCCGCGGTCGACGAAGACGGAACTCGGGTCGCTGCTGAACAGGTTCAGCGAAAGGATTTGGCAGCCGGTATGCCGAATAGTCCGCAAGCAAACAACGCCGGGTTCAAGCTGTCCGTGGAAGTCCAAAGCATCAAAAAGCCCAGCCGCTTTTTGATCGAGGCACACCGCGACGGCAAACTGATCTACCGCACGCTGCTGGTCCATGATCCGGCCGAGCAGTCGTCAGCGCCCTATCCGTTTCGCGATGGATACATTTTCACCTAA
- the wecB gene encoding non-hydrolyzing UDP-N-acetylglucosamine 2-epimerase, translating to MNSTRLKVLTILGTRPEIIRLSRTMAALDQYTDHQIAHTGQNYDYELNQIFFDDLEIRKPDHFMGVDTSSLGNVLGGTLIESEKILRQEKPDAVVILGDTNSALAGIMARRLKIPLYHMEAGNRCFDLNVPEETNRRIIDHVSDFNLVYTEHARRHLLSEGISHRRIYVTGSPMNEVLNHYGAKIDASTAPADLGVEPGKYILVSMHREENVDYEKPLTELVNALTMLSEKFDMPVIVSTHPRTQKRLDQFGLKVDESKVRFMKPFGFCDYNKLQKDSFCVVSDSGTISEESSMLRFPAVTIRNALERPEAMDTGSITLTGTNPDRILDCVTVVTDQFAAGTVAPVPVDYQVPNTSQRVVQLILGTAKLAHRWQGIDDRS from the coding sequence ATGAATTCAACTCGCCTAAAAGTTCTCACGATCCTCGGAACTCGCCCGGAAATCATCCGCCTCAGCCGCACCATGGCAGCACTTGACCAGTACACCGATCACCAGATCGCACACACTGGCCAGAACTACGATTACGAATTGAATCAGATCTTTTTTGATGATCTGGAGATTCGCAAGCCAGACCATTTCATGGGAGTCGACACATCGTCGCTGGGCAATGTGCTGGGCGGAACGTTGATCGAGAGCGAAAAAATCCTGCGTCAGGAAAAGCCCGACGCGGTCGTGATTCTTGGGGACACCAACAGCGCATTGGCGGGCATCATGGCGCGTCGCCTGAAGATTCCGCTGTATCACATGGAAGCCGGAAACCGCTGCTTTGATTTAAATGTTCCAGAAGAAACCAATCGCCGCATCATTGATCATGTCAGCGATTTCAACCTGGTCTACACGGAACACGCGCGTCGACATTTGCTTTCCGAAGGCATCTCGCATCGGCGAATCTACGTGACCGGTTCGCCAATGAACGAAGTCCTGAATCACTACGGTGCGAAAATCGATGCTTCGACGGCGCCCGCAGATTTGGGCGTTGAACCTGGTAAATATATCTTGGTCAGCATGCATCGCGAAGAGAACGTGGACTATGAGAAACCGCTGACGGAGTTGGTGAACGCGTTGACGATGTTGTCGGAAAAGTTCGACATGCCCGTGATTGTGTCGACTCATCCGCGAACGCAGAAACGGCTGGATCAGTTCGGGCTGAAAGTTGACGAGTCCAAGGTCCGCTTCATGAAGCCGTTTGGATTCTGCGATTACAATAAACTTCAAAAGGACTCGTTCTGCGTCGTTTCCGACAGCGGCACGATTTCCGAAGAGTCGTCGATGCTCCGCTTCCCCGCGGTGACCATTCGAAACGCTCTGGAGCGCCCCGAAGCCATGGATACTGGCAGCATCACACTGACGGGCACCAATCCGGATCGCATTCTCGATTGCGTGACGGTCGTGACGGATCAGTTCGCGGCCGGAACTGTGGCACCCGTGCCTGTCGACTATCAGGTTCCCAACACGTCGCAGCGAGTTGTTCAACTAATTCTTGGAACGGCTAAACTTGCCCATCGCTGGCAAGGCATCGACGATCGGTCGTAG
- a CDS encoding sulfotransferase family protein gives MNHFPKIKIDPPAVIIGAARSGTNMLRNLLSELEPFATWPCDEINYIWRHGNREFETDEFTAEMANEKTVAYIRKQFARFAKDHPGKMVIEKTCANTLRCEFVQAVLPNAKFIHIIRDGRDAAASASLRWNAGLDIGYLMKKARYVPKTDVPYYALRYLGSHIYRLTAKKDRLSTWGPKFTGMQTAFEQNDLAVGCAIQWKSCVSKAIEQLGKLDQKKVMTVRYEAVTSDPAMWLNKICEFLDRDVAPVSIAELTDSVSKKSVGKWQKQLSELQVQQINEVAGDLLTKLGYVEP, from the coding sequence ATGAACCACTTTCCCAAAATAAAAATCGATCCCCCGGCAGTCATCATTGGCGCTGCTCGCAGTGGTACGAACATGCTTCGTAATCTGTTGTCCGAACTGGAACCGTTCGCAACGTGGCCCTGTGACGAGATCAACTACATTTGGCGACACGGCAACCGCGAGTTCGAAACCGACGAGTTCACGGCAGAGATGGCGAACGAAAAAACGGTTGCTTACATTCGAAAGCAATTTGCCAGATTCGCAAAGGACCATCCCGGCAAAATGGTGATCGAAAAAACCTGTGCCAATACGCTTCGATGCGAATTCGTTCAGGCAGTCCTTCCCAATGCAAAATTCATCCACATCATCCGCGATGGACGTGATGCGGCTGCATCTGCTTCGCTACGCTGGAATGCTGGTTTGGATATTGGGTATCTCATGAAGAAAGCCCGTTACGTCCCCAAGACTGATGTACCGTACTACGCACTCAGGTACCTCGGCAGTCATATATATCGTTTGACAGCAAAGAAGGATCGCCTTTCAACCTGGGGACCGAAGTTCACGGGCATGCAAACAGCGTTTGAACAAAATGATCTGGCAGTAGGATGCGCGATTCAGTGGAAATCTTGCGTCAGCAAAGCCATCGAACAGCTTGGCAAACTGGATCAAAAGAAGGTCATGACGGTTCGCTACGAAGCCGTCACATCTGATCCAGCGATGTGGCTGAACAAAATCTGTGAGTTTCTTGATCGAGATGTCGCCCCGGTAAGCATTGCGGAACTCACCGACAGTGTTTCGAAAAAGAGCGTAGGCAAATGGCAAAAGCAACTCTCGGAACTACAGGTACAACAGATCAACGAGGTCGCCGGCGATCTTTTGACAAAACTGGGCTACGTGGAACCGTGA
- a CDS encoding sugar transferase: MNQIDSVPNTIPNGGLTFAQRFCKRTFDIVAAILGLLLLWPLILFGWILATISTRKNGLFVHQRIGLHGRPFPMYKLRSMREVPGVTTTNTAGNDVRITRTGKWLRRLKIDELPQLINVLFGHMSFVGARPDVAGYTDVLEGEDRILLSMRPGITGPASLTYRHEEEILAAADDAEYRNDHILWPHKVKLNRKYLDEWSFIGDLRYILQTFIGSPITIAPDDFKDPS, encoded by the coding sequence ATGAACCAAATTGATTCTGTACCAAACACCATCCCAAACGGCGGTTTGACGTTTGCGCAACGCTTTTGCAAACGAACGTTTGACATTGTTGCAGCGATCCTTGGCTTGTTGTTGCTTTGGCCATTGATACTGTTCGGCTGGATACTTGCAACGATCAGCACTCGTAAAAACGGGCTGTTTGTGCACCAGCGGATCGGCTTGCACGGGCGGCCGTTTCCGATGTACAAACTTCGTTCGATGAGAGAAGTCCCCGGCGTCACAACGACTAACACTGCTGGCAATGACGTTCGCATCACTCGAACTGGTAAGTGGTTGCGTAGACTGAAAATCGATGAATTGCCTCAACTGATCAATGTCCTTTTTGGTCACATGAGTTTTGTTGGGGCTCGGCCGGACGTCGCGGGCTACACCGATGTGCTGGAAGGGGAGGACAGAATTCTGCTGTCGATGCGACCAGGAATTACCGGTCCGGCATCGTTAACGTACCGCCACGAAGAAGAAATCCTGGCGGCGGCGGACGATGCGGAGTATCGCAATGACCATATACTGTGGCCGCACAAGGTGAAACTCAACCGCAAGTATCTGGACGAGTGGTCGTTCATCGGCGACCTCAGATACATTCTACAAACGTTTATTGGTTCACCAATCACGATTGCTCCTGATGACTTTAAGGACCCAAGTTGA
- a CDS encoding polysaccharide biosynthesis C-terminal domain-containing protein yields the protein MTRNSQQHILVTGSDGLIGWHLRCWLETCAGTHVIPCNREQFNDDAYLSDAIEKANVIVHLAGMNRGEEEDIVQTNIGLAQRITEICQQLDCRPQIIYSSSTQVDGDSRYGYSKRVAGETFQDWANVEDARFLNLVLPHVFGEHGKPFYNSVVSTFAHQLANGETPKIISDGQVNLLHAHDVAQIIWNSIEDGTVGELRPHGSEMFVSELLERMQRLSQRYFDGVIPEATEPIDLKLFNTFRSYIPYEKRAVDLTLHTDDRGNLFEAARADGQGQVFVSTSHPGITRGQHFHFRKVERFLVIQGKAKIRMRRVLHDDIVTYEVSGDHPQAIDIPTLHTHNITNVGDTPLLTLFWAGEHFDPDNSDTYPMIVEIPTTQSAEA from the coding sequence ATGACCCGTAACTCACAACAACACATCCTTGTCACCGGAAGCGACGGCTTAATCGGCTGGCACTTGCGATGCTGGCTCGAAACGTGTGCTGGCACGCATGTCATTCCGTGCAATCGCGAGCAATTCAACGACGACGCATACCTCAGTGATGCGATCGAAAAAGCAAACGTGATCGTGCACCTTGCCGGCATGAATCGGGGCGAAGAAGAAGATATCGTACAGACGAACATCGGTCTGGCTCAACGCATCACCGAAATCTGCCAACAGCTCGATTGTCGTCCGCAGATCATCTACAGCTCGTCGACTCAAGTCGATGGCGACAGTCGCTATGGCTATTCAAAACGGGTCGCTGGGGAAACATTTCAGGATTGGGCGAACGTCGAAGACGCCCGGTTCCTCAACCTTGTGTTACCACATGTTTTCGGTGAGCACGGCAAACCGTTTTACAATTCGGTTGTTTCGACGTTTGCCCATCAGCTCGCCAATGGCGAGACTCCAAAGATTATCAGCGATGGCCAGGTTAACCTGCTGCACGCTCATGATGTCGCTCAAATCATCTGGAATTCGATCGAAGACGGAACGGTTGGAGAACTTCGGCCTCACGGCAGCGAAATGTTCGTTTCCGAGTTGCTGGAGCGAATGCAACGGCTCAGCCAACGCTATTTCGACGGAGTGATTCCGGAAGCGACGGAGCCGATCGATCTGAAACTGTTCAACACTTTTCGTTCCTACATTCCGTATGAAAAAAGAGCCGTCGACTTGACGTTGCACACGGACGACCGCGGAAATCTTTTCGAAGCCGCTCGTGCGGACGGGCAGGGGCAGGTTTTCGTTTCGACCAGCCATCCAGGAATCACTCGTGGCCAGCATTTTCATTTTCGCAAAGTCGAAAGGTTTTTGGTGATTCAGGGCAAGGCCAAGATTCGAATGCGTCGCGTCCTTCACGACGACATTGTGACTTACGAAGTCAGTGGCGATCATCCGCAAGCGATCGACATCCCTACGTTGCATACGCACAACATTACTAATGTCGGCGACACGCCGCTGCTGACTCTTTTTTGGGCTGGCGAACACTTTGATCCTGACAACTCGGATACGTATCCGATGATTGTTGAAATTCCAACGACTCAATCAGCAGAAGCATGA
- a CDS encoding polysaccharide biosynthesis protein, which yields MSDKSNFDPAEKTVLITGGTGSFGKTMVSHLLAQGYKQIRIFSRDEWKQEDMRVRMAEPRLKFYIGDVRNRASVDGAMEGVNMVFHAAALKQVPSCEFFPMQAVETNIIGSNNVLESAVSNKVESVVVLGTDKAVYPVNAMGMTKAVMEKVAQSIARRLGEHDTTISSVRYGNVMYSRGSVIPLFVRQIREGNPITITEPTMSRFMLPLRDSVALVEFAFNNAKQGDIFIKKAPACTIGMLAQAMVELFQSDTKIETIGIRHGEKMFEALASVAEMQRSEDMGDFMRISMDERDLNYKRFFTEGEQLEPMAHDYDSHNTRQLTLEEMKALLLSLPEIQSDLEELGLPTS from the coding sequence ATGTCTGACAAATCCAACTTCGACCCAGCTGAAAAAACCGTCCTGATCACCGGAGGCACCGGCTCGTTCGGCAAAACGATGGTCTCCCATTTGCTGGCACAGGGCTATAAGCAAATTCGCATTTTCAGCCGCGATGAGTGGAAACAGGAAGACATGCGAGTTCGAATGGCGGAGCCGCGGCTCAAGTTCTATATCGGAGACGTTCGCAACCGGGCCAGCGTCGATGGAGCGATGGAAGGCGTCAACATGGTCTTTCACGCTGCCGCGCTCAAGCAAGTTCCCTCTTGCGAGTTCTTTCCGATGCAGGCTGTCGAGACGAACATCATTGGATCGAACAACGTCCTGGAGTCAGCGGTTTCGAACAAAGTCGAAAGCGTCGTCGTCTTGGGAACGGACAAAGCCGTCTATCCCGTCAACGCGATGGGAATGACCAAAGCGGTAATGGAAAAAGTCGCCCAATCGATCGCCCGACGGCTTGGCGAACACGACACCACCATCAGCAGCGTTCGCTACGGGAACGTCATGTATTCGCGCGGTAGCGTCATTCCACTTTTCGTGCGTCAGATTCGCGAAGGCAACCCGATTACAATTACCGAACCGACGATGTCTCGGTTCATGCTGCCCCTCCGCGATTCGGTGGCTCTCGTCGAGTTCGCTTTCAACAACGCCAAACAGGGGGACATCTTCATCAAGAAAGCACCCGCTTGCACGATCGGGATGCTGGCTCAGGCGATGGTTGAACTTTTCCAGTCCGACACGAAAATTGAGACCATTGGCATTCGCCACGGCGAGAAAATGTTTGAAGCGTTGGCCAGTGTCGCGGAGATGCAGCGCAGCGAAGACATGGGTGACTTCATGCGAATTTCAATGGACGAGCGTGATCTGAACTACAAGCGTTTCTTCACCGAAGGCGAACAACTCGAACCGATGGCTCACGACTATGACTCCCACAACACGAGACAACTCACCCTTGAGGAAATGAAAGCCCTGTTGCTTTCGTTGCCTGAGATTCAAAGCGATCTTGAAGAGCTGGGCTTGCCTACTTCCTAG
- a CDS encoding carboxypeptidase-like regulatory domain-containing protein, translating into MKFSNRPIAMGICLIAITMVSGCIGSNEANYSQLGLIKVTGNIKLDGEPLPDTVVFFEQTDGTMSYATTDANGDYRMKFNSEVDGVLPGEVVVKISTLASTGELKTDEGDAEVDPDLPKPKEKKELVPVEYHKESKLNLTIPTGNNVFNFDLNSDGSTTGPI; encoded by the coding sequence ATGAAATTCTCAAACCGACCAATAGCGATGGGAATCTGCTTGATTGCGATCACGATGGTTTCCGGCTGCATTGGGTCCAACGAGGCCAACTATTCTCAACTCGGCTTGATCAAAGTCACCGGAAATATCAAGCTCGACGGTGAACCGTTGCCCGACACCGTCGTTTTCTTTGAGCAAACTGACGGAACGATGTCCTATGCGACGACCGATGCCAATGGCGATTATCGCATGAAGTTCAATAGCGAAGTTGATGGCGTTTTGCCAGGCGAAGTCGTCGTAAAGATCAGTACTCTGGCCAGCACGGGCGAACTAAAAACGGATGAAGGCGACGCAGAAGTCGATCCGGATTTGCCTAAGCCGAAGGAAAAGAAAGAGCTGGTTCCCGTAGAATATCACAAGGAATCAAAGTTGAATCTGACGATCCCAACGGGTAACAATGTGTTTAACTTCGACCTAAACTCGGATGGTTCGACGACAGGCCCCATCTAA
- a CDS encoding glycerophosphodiester phosphodiesterase, translating into MKLSRLPLPLVFLLISILPGLAPAQLFVAHRGASHDAPENTLAAFRLAWKQGADAIEGDFHLTSDKQIVCIHDKDTERVCPTKPVLKVAESDLATLQNLEVGSWKGRQFSSEKIPTLSDVLATVPEGKKIFVEIKCGPEILPVLEKELAASNLEPEQIVIICFKSAVIQQVRESMPQYKANWLTSYKLKGSEDDPSWTPTQDEVLATLARTQATGLGSQGHEDVVTEEFVAAMVDAGFEFHAWTIDDPNQAVQLKSFGTSSLTTNRPEFLRQQLADPKLAAPKPTTESPRELLVK; encoded by the coding sequence ATGAAACTATCTCGTTTGCCGCTGCCATTGGTGTTTCTCTTGATTTCCATTTTGCCAGGTCTTGCACCGGCTCAGCTGTTCGTCGCTCATCGCGGCGCGTCGCACGACGCACCGGAGAATACTCTGGCGGCGTTTCGGCTGGCTTGGAAGCAGGGAGCCGATGCGATCGAGGGCGATTTTCATTTGACGTCGGACAAGCAGATTGTCTGCATCCACGACAAAGATACGGAGCGTGTTTGTCCGACCAAGCCAGTATTGAAAGTCGCGGAATCGGATCTGGCGACGTTGCAAAATCTGGAGGTGGGAAGCTGGAAAGGCCGTCAGTTCTCCAGTGAGAAAATACCCACGTTGAGCGATGTTCTGGCGACCGTTCCGGAAGGGAAGAAGATCTTCGTAGAGATCAAGTGTGGCCCCGAGATCTTGCCGGTCCTTGAGAAAGAGTTGGCTGCGTCGAATTTGGAGCCGGAACAGATCGTAATTATTTGTTTCAAATCCGCAGTGATTCAGCAAGTACGTGAGTCGATGCCTCAATACAAAGCGAATTGGTTGACATCGTATAAATTAAAAGGCAGTGAAGACGACCCGTCCTGGACGCCGACTCAAGACGAGGTGCTCGCCACGTTGGCCCGGACTCAAGCGACTGGTCTGGGATCGCAAGGGCACGAGGACGTCGTCACGGAGGAATTTGTGGCCGCGATGGTGGATGCAGGATTCGAGTTTCACGCCTGGACGATCGATGACCCGAATCAGGCAGTGCAACTAAAGTCGTTCGGCACGTCATCGCTGACCACCAATCGTCCGGAATTCCTGCGGCAACAGTTGGCGGATCCGAAGTTGGCCGCGCCGAAACCGACGACCGAGTCGCCGCGCGAACTACTGGTGAAGTAG